The genomic segment TTGCATGGGCACCGGCAATTCGTCCATATTGATCGCCAAATCCGCCCACCATTCCGGCCAGAACGATAATCGTCTCAGCGACTTTAACAAAGTCATCGTTTGAAGTGCCGGTTTTCGCGGCGTGGATTGCTCCTTCGGAATGGGCAAGCAATATTTCTTTACATTGTCTTGCGGCATAGTGGGATATTTGAAGAGGAATAGGTTTGTTCTCAATCGCTGCCATTTGGACATCGGCTTCATACCATTTGGCTAGAGTATCTCCAATACCCGCGATAAGCAGGTTGATCGGTGCATTGACGAGAATTCTCGGCTCGATGACCACAAGACTTGCACTGTTAGGATAAATATCATAACGAATAAAGGCTCCAGATTCATCGTAAATGACACTGAGTGGAGTCCAGGGAGAACAATTCGAAGCGAGTGTGGGTATAAGGATAAAGGATTTATGGGTTAAATGACTTACCGCTTTAACGAGATCAAGGACTTTTCCACCGCCGACTGCGAGGAGTCCATCATAGGAATTTTCAACTACAATTTTTCGAAGCGTTTCAATTTCCGCGATCGAACATTCGCCACCATAGGTAAATTCTTCATATTTAATCTGGGTAAATTGGGGCCAAAACGTCTTGGCTGCCTGCCAAGAGTTTATCCCATGCACAATGAGAACTTTGTGATAGCTTCGTTCCAGGAGCTTCGCTTCTAACTGATCTAAAACACCTTCAATTAGAA from the Desulfitobacterium metallireducens DSM 15288 genome contains:
- a CDS encoding iron-containing alcohol dehydrogenase family protein; amino-acid sequence: MKVESFSVHGAPSEYILIEGVLDQLEAKLLERSYHKVLIVHGINSWQAAKTFWPQFTQIKYEEFTYGGECSIAEIETLRKIVVENSYDGLLAVGGGKVLDLVKAVSHLTHKSFILIPTLASNCSPWTPLSVIYDESGAFIRYDIYPNSASLVVIEPRILVNAPINLLIAGIGDTLAKWYEADVQMAAIENKPIPLQISHYAARQCKEILLAHSEGAIHAAKTGTSNDDFVKVAETIIVLAGMVGGFGDQYGRIAGAHAIHNGLTILEETHHALHGEKVAYGILVQLVLEEKWEEIKSLIPFYQTLKLPVSLSQLGVKEITETIINALAQKSAIPEESIHVMPIGPITASRVSEAITTLEQRGGYYA